The Cervus elaphus chromosome 12, mCerEla1.1, whole genome shotgun sequence DNA window aaaactACATATTATATCATTTGTTTGCAGTTCAAAATCAGGCAGAAAGAATCTATGGTGTCAGGATAGTATGCTCCTGGGATGGTGGTATAGTGATGAGAAGAGGGCATGCATGCATGGGGCTATAATGCTGGTGATTTTCCAGTTCTTGACTTCTAGCTATTGTGTGTATTCAGTGTGAGAAAAGTTAACAGCTACACACGATTTGTGCACTTTTCTATGTTAATTATACAATAAAAAGTTTACCAAAAGGAAACACAaagtgagataccactacatactCATTAAAAAACCTAAAATTAAGAGGACTAACAAtatcaagtgttggcaaggatgtggacaaTTGAAAATTTCATTTACAGTTAGTAAGAATATATATTAGTATAATAACTTTGGGGAAAGTGTTTTGCAGTATCTACTAAAGctaaatatacacatattatatgaCCCCCAAATTCCACCCAATTATATACCCTACAgaaatgtgtacatatgtgttcTCCAAAGACAGGTttaggaatattcataacagTACCATCTCAAACTGAAAATAGTTCAAATGTCCTTCAGTGCTGCTGGAGCCTATTAAGATTGATTATAGCCCAGAATCATGTAAGTTAATGGGGAACAGGAGTCAGCGTATTCCAGCCTCTATTTTCCCACTTCTCAGACGATTCTGGAAAGCATTACAATGTTGTCTCAATAACACACCTTTATATTGGCTTTTCCTTAACTAACTCTCCCCACTTCATTACTCCTGTCTCCCAGGATCAATCCCTCAATAAACTACTGCATCCAAGTGTTTTCTTGGGGAAGCCCAAACTTCCACAATACTATTCCATCCATACATTCTTCAAAAAGAGACACAACCTATCTAATGGTGACAGAAGTCAGAATAGTGGTTACCTAGTGGTGTAATGACTGGAGGGGGCATGAAGGTTTCTGGGGTACTGATATCATTCCATATCCTGATCAGGGTGGTATTTAAACAGGCATGTTCACTTTACCAACAGTCAAGCTATATGCTTAAAATGTATGCAccttatagtgtgtgtgtgtgtgtatacactttaatttaaaaaattaaagaatgcagGTGTTGAAGAGTAGGAGAGCTGCTTACTAAGGTGAGAGTGGGCCATGTAAGAAAAACTGGACTTTATTGAAAGACAGGTTAATTGCAATGGGTACATCCATCTTTCTGGATAATgtcctttctctctcattctcGGCATCAGATCGATTATTACGGGACTTGTTAGTGGCTGACATTGGGAGAGGACTGTGAAATGGTGCAAGCAAAAGCACTGAAGTTCACCTGTTAGGAAAGCACTTCCTTGAGACAGGCATAGGCATTACAACATTCTTCCAGGTGTGCTGTGAAGTCAGTTCTTCAGCCTTGCTTGGCATTTCTGCTGGCTGTTTTTAAGACTGCCTTACACTAGGCTAactccttcatttcttcctctcttcatTCATACATCAAACGTGTCTTTTTGTGTCAGATACTGTTAAGCACTTGGGATATATTGGTGAGCATTAATAGATGTGGTTCCTGCTTTTATTGTTTCAGCTCTAAAACTTATTAATCAAATAATCATACAAGTTGTGTAATCAGTGCTACAAAGATTCCTGGTTCTGAGAGCCTACTGGTCTACTTAGGAAAGGTAGGGAGGATTCCTGGAGTGACACCTGAGCTAAATTCGAAGGATGAACAGAAGGTAACTGGACAAACGAGTAAAGGTGGAGGGAGAAGAGCATGGGGAGTAGGGGGGACAAAGAGAAGTTCCATATGGTTGAAAaagacaagaccaggagcatatgGTGGAGCAGCTGGACAGACAGGCAAGGTTAGaccattgatgcttttgaactgtggtgctggagaagactcttgagagtcccttggacagcaaggtgatcaaatcagtcaatcctaaaggaaatcagtccagaatattcagtggaaggactgatgctgaagcttcaatactctggccacctgatgtgaagaactggctcactgggagaccctgactctgggaaagactgaagacagaaggggatgacagatgagacggttggatgggatcactgactcaataggagtttgagcaagctctgggagttgatgatggacagggaagcctggcatactgcagtccatggggtcacaaagagcaggacatgactaagtgactaaactgaacacTTTGTTAAGAAGTTTTGTCATTATCCTAAGGGCAAGTAAGGCCAGGGGGGTTTAAGCTGAAAAGTgccatcattttattttgaaaacactaCTGTGATTGGTGTGTAGTTAAGTGGACTAGAAAAGGATCACAGTGGGTATGATTATACACGAGGCTACTGAGCAAGCCAGGAGAAAGGTGACGGTAGCCTGGCCTGGGATGACGGCAGTCAAGATTTCgagaaaaaaacacaacagtTGTTTAGAAGGCACATGGGCTTTAACACCAGCTATTAATATATGGTGTATCATCTTTATTTCTAAACAGCAAATAATTATGTTTACATGAGCTAGATGCAAATGTACATGTGTGGTTAACCTTGGTTGATGTTTCACTAGCATACTTCTTACAAAAAAAGGTGTGCCCATGTTGCAACTGAATTGTGCCAGGATATTCTGAAACTGATAGGTGTCAATACTGCTTAAGGAAAACAACTGAAGATTGCCACAAAACTGCCAAAAAAGAGAGCAGGGGGAGAACATGGCTAGGGAATGAATGATGAAAAAACACCCAAGGGCATTCCAAGGGAGGCAAAATGAAAACCAAGTGTACAGAAGACAGGCAGGAGGCTGCCATCTTGGTGGGAAAAGTTGAAAAATGACTCCAGATACACCAAAGCTAAGACAGAGCTTTCCAAGTTCTGCAGAGATTTATGGAAAACAAACCTTCGAGTCCCTTGTGTGAAGACTGCAGAATCCTTGAAGTGCGGAACTCTGCTGGGGGTGTTAGTATTTCGAAGGAAGATGTCCATACTTACACTCAGGTGGACACTGGACAAGAAAGCACAACTGCAGGGGTGTGCTGCCATGTGCCTGATCCCAGGTGGAGGGGGGAGGCAGCAGGGCCCTGGGTATGTACCCAGGTAGGTGCAGGCCCCACCAGGATGGATCAAGTTTGTATGCCCAGGTTAAGACGGAATGCAAACACTGACAGCAAACACTGAGGTCGTCCATCTCCCAAAGTGTCATGAGAAAACAAAGTGAGGATGCTGTCAAAGGCGGTTACTCTGCCCAAGGCAGGGCTGAAACACCTGTAGTTGGAAGGTCAGTCCAACATGGGGCACCTGGAAAGGACAGTACAGGCCACCACAGGATTTTCTGCAGTTATGCAGACAACTTCCTGGCAACTAAACCCCAGCAACTTCTGAGAATGACCTAGTTGCTGCTACCCAACAACTTTTGTGAAGAGTGCATATAAAATTTTGAGGAAAGGTCAGGTTTGGCTGGATCAGGAAActaacaaaaagtaaaacacaggtTCCAAGCAGGGAGAGAAATTTTGTGGGTGAGGCTGGGCTGGCAGCTGGCTCTAGCCTGCTATTCAGCAGACTACCTGGTCCACTACAAGCTCTCTGGTTAGGCTGATTTCTCCCAGAAAGACTAACAGGGTGTTTGAAGTATGACCTTGTTAACTCTGCTTGAAGGAGCAAGTATCCTTCAAGGCAGGGACAAAACAGGCCAAAAAAACCCCTAAACCCCAAAAATGTCCATACATCAAAGTCCAATATAAGACTTCTAAGTCTGGATGGAAACTAGTAAAGCTGTTAACCAAGGACCAAGCTGGAAATCAACAGGTTCACTTTCCTCCTACCCCCAACATGTCTCATAGTCACACCATCCATTCATTATTGGGGCTTGTCTGGGTCAATCTGTGTCATCAACTCCCTCCACATTAATAAGTCCTTTTGGGAGAGACTTTTCTTTGGACATTCCTGCAATGGTACAGCCAGGCGCTTCTCATGAATCACGCACACAGCCTCAAGGCACTGGGTCAAAGAATGCAGTCACTGTTCTATCCtaacaaagaataatttttacaaattatTCAGCTCTTAACCTGGCACTTTTCAACAATGCACTTTTCCAACGATTAGGTCCAtgaaccactccagtactcggtGGACAGATGGGAAGAAAAATGGTGGATTTTTCCCAAAAGAGTAGATTACACAACAGAGTAGGCTTGCGGTTGTAGATGTCCTTATGCTAGGGAAATATTCAATTTAGGGTCAAGGGATGTTCTAGGTAATGTTCAGTGTTCTAGGGAAGTCTTCAATGTTAGTGCCTGGGGCTCAGTAATAAGTAATTTTCAACTCCAGACATGGAACATCTTGGAAACAGTTGCATTTGTTCATGTAAGTTTGAGTTAGTAATCAGTTATCTATTACTTGTTTAAACACTGCTCAATATTCTCTAATACTACCCAAGGCGGCAGTCACATAGTACATGTGACTActcaagttaaaatgaaaatccAACTCCTCACATTTTGGGGGATGaggctgcacagcttgtgggaccttagttctcaaactagggatcgaacccaggtccttggcagtaaaagcccagaatcctaaccaccggactgccagggaattccccacatTAGTCACATTTCAAAGGCTCACTCACAAGGCTACCATATTGGTCAATGCATGatgaaacatttccatcatctcaGAAAATTCCAGTGGACTgtgcctttttttgggggggggggacagcAGCTTCTTATTCCCTGTATGTCTTAGGTTACAACTCCTTCCCATTAACTTGTTTTGTCTTTTGGCATATTCCTCATTACATTATCCCTTCTCTCTTCCTAACCTGCCTTGTAGTTTTAATTCAAGTGGTGGGGGAAAGAGTCCCACTCTAGCTCACAATAGGACTTTTAACACTCTCTAAATAGGTCCTACTTTTCATAACTGGGgttctacaattttttttataaacttgAAAGTTACTGACACAACCAGCTACTGTTTTGAGGCTTTCTCCTTGATAAATTTgattaataaaaattagaataacTTGGAACCTTCGAAATCCCTAATCTCTTCTCTAAACATCTAAAATTCTGCCATTCCAGTCAGGTAGCCATCTATACCCAGCCTTTTCTCTACAGTTTAACTGGCCCAATTTTTACTTTATCCTTAATGTTTCTCCAAACACTAAATATCTTCCAACATAATGTCCCTTATTATTCAAACATCACAGTAGAAATACCTGTTCTCTATTTGAGTTACAGCACTGATAAAACAAGGGAGACTCTTTAAAGTTACTTAGTATCCCCACTCTGCATTATTATATATAAGATTTACTCATCACCCTCATTTCTGTCACACATGCTTACTACTGTTAACTAGTTTCTACAAGTAATCAGGATACTACTTTTTCTTTGACCCCTCTGAATTCAACTGAAATGCATTTTCTTGGTCAAGGTGATCTTAACTAGGGTCCCAAAATTCAAACCCCACTTTATACCGGTGCAGCTGAATTTTCCTCATATTAAATAAAAAGGTCAACTGTACAGAACTTTTTAATGTGGCTAAGTCCTTCGTTCTCCCAAGTTATAGTCAGTAATGATGCGTCCTGGTTCTctcctgaaaataaaattagttcaTCAGtgatcagtccatggggtcgccaagaagtggacacaacttagcgactaaacaatggtCAGTCAGTGTGGTCACAGGCCAGCCATGTGTTCTcagaaaaagtacattttaaaaattgatttctaAATAAAAGTACCCTAAAGCTTCAAGGGTATTAGATTTCATGGTATACTGAGAAAACCCattattctaaattttatatCCAAGCAAATGCAACACtgtattttactttgtattgagCTTTCCATAGGTTTTCAATATTTGGTTTCATATGGAATGAAAAACAGACACTTTCATGCCTGGGCTAAGTGgtccagtattttaaaatactgatggcTAGCAATCTCAAAACAGCTTTTATTAGCATCTTAGAACTTTGACCTAGAAATTTGACCCTTCTTCTAAGGATCTAGTTTATTTTCTTGTCATCAGTTGTGTGCTAAATTCTGAGTTTGTGTAACATATGAGAACATATAAAACAAGGTAGTTAGAGAAGTATTTTTGACCAAGGTATCTAACAAAACCTACTTGTATACAGTGATATGAGATACAAGGGCAGACCACAGTTGAGCCTTTCCCTTCTATTCTCCTTTGTCACCTGTTATATAAAATGATTTATGGAACCTTTATAAATAGGACATGACTTCTGTCCCTACCAAGTTGTATATAAATGCCTTTGAAACAGTAGCAACTTTCTGGGGAATCCAAGGTTTGCATAAGTTTTAACAGCCCAAACTAACCATGTTTTTGTCCTTCCTGCCAGAAAAACTGAAGCATGAAACATGAATAAAAAGGGCCTTTCAGGACAAGGCAAGCATCACAAACCTGAAAGCGGTTTAATAAGTCCAAGTTTGGGTGCTAATTAGTACCATGCCTATAATTAGCTTGCATGGACTGAATtaactgaaagtaaaataaatgtgtgACACTGTCCTCGCAGTTTTGTAGGTAGGAACAGACTACAGAAGACCAGGAAAAGAGAGCTCTACAATTTTCAGTAAACACTGACTCGGGCAGTGTCAGTGTCTGTGACTGACAGGCACAGACTCGGAATCCATTCGCTAACTGGGGCTATAAacagcaattaaaaaacaaaatggaagaaaagaaaagtttcGTTCTCCAGCTGTTTCATTCTTGACATATTTGAACCTCTTCTACTTAAGGATGAAACAATTCAGCACAcaacaaaaatctcaaaaaaggTGCCAATTGGATCACAAAACATTGATGAAAAGGCTTAAGGATGTTCCCAAACTTTTTCATTAGGCTTTAAAAGCCATTTTTGCAAACAAATCTCCACTTCAATCCGAGTACTTGTCTCTGTGATTCAACACCCACCCCAATGAAACCTAAGTTGAAGTGTATGTTGGTATGCATAATAATTATGACTCAAAGATAAATATATCTAGTACATTCTAGGGGTTTTGTGAAGGCTGCTGTGAAACAAAGAATTTGAAGTAAacaattataaaatacaaaaataaaaaaatcagggtatttattttttctccaaatTCCTGGTTTAATAAGGTCTtgtttattttgagaaaaaaaggtCCCAAACATCAGGCTGTTCACAAAAATAACCCACAGTATCAACTTTAGAAAACAAATCTTAAGACTATTACACTAGTTATTTTTCTAGAGGATGCATTTAACATGCCAACTCTCATTCACAAAAATACATTGTTACATTTGTGTTGAACAGCCCCACATAGCACTCTTATGTGGGGTATAACACACATACCTCTAACTCAAAGCTGCTCTCAGGGTCTACTCAACTAACGAGACTGCCTTTGTAGTTAGGGAAGCAACTATCGTATGAATGGAGAGAACTGTACTCCCTGTATAACAAGAGATTATTTTGGAGACAGTTGATAAAAACCATACATCCTTTTTATTGTTAAGTCATAAAGAGgtatcaaaattaaaagcaaaaattacagGGTAAGACTTAACATAACTACTAGGAGGGTCAAAGGAAGTGAAAATGGGACTAGGCGCAGGGCAATATGAATTAATGAACATGGGAAGGACAAGGATGGGGAGAACAGTGAGCATGTGCTGAAGATACTAGGGGAGAGGATCTGGTGAAAATTTTGATCTTAGACAAGCGCCTAGGTAAAGAAATAATGGGACAAGATTTCTAAACCCCGCTATGTGCTTAAGAGTCATCCTCGCCATTGGCGCTGTCTCTGtcatcctctccttcctcagCCTCTTTTTCATCATCCTTGATCAACTCCAGCTGTGAGAAACAGACACAAACAGGATGGAGTTAGAGGCACTCCATGTGTCCCTGACCCCCCCTCCAccacctctttctttcctttcccgtGGTTTTCACCTGGTCATCCCCCCGAtcttcattatcatcatcatccagTAGGTCCCCCTCCTCAGCAGAGTCATCTGCACCCCCCTCAGACTCCATCTTCACATTAGTCTCATCTTTCTTCAGGGAGCTGCTGCTCTGCTCCTCTTCTGACTTATCATTCTTCATCTCTACTGGGGATGAGAAGGACAAGTCTGTCTAGGGGCAAGTAATGTCCACAGGATGTAGACAATCCCCACTAACAGATCATAGAACTGCAGCACAAATCTAAATCCTCCCACAAAATGCCCTTCCCAATTCAAATGCCACAAGTTTCATATTCAGTTGCTTTATACCCCACTATTTCAACATATACTTGCAACTAGCTTAGGTAACTAGCTCTACTTCACACCCAACAAGTAACAGGACCGCTTACCTCCTTGTTTGCTCTGctccttttcaattttttccaggctttccagtaaagaatccactttttGTTTTATCTGGGTTAACTCCTTCTTAATGGTCTGAAGGTCATCTCCTTTcacttttaataaaaacaaaaacctagatTAAAATCAAATGTACCAGAAGCTACCAGATAACCAAACACATTCCCCTTCTAGACTATATAACAGTAGTCAACATGAGATCCTTGGAGAGACAATGGAGCCTATCTATACCAGACTGTCCTAgtaatggggtggggtgggcggggtgTCACTGATCTTCTGATTATTAGCTGAAAACTGAATCTAATGAATCTATTCCCTTAGCAGCAGCATTATTACTTTTGTAAgcctgcttaaaaaaaaacccctcaattctattttaaagcattttctagTTTTAGCAACATTATTTTTATACACTGAATGGGTGTTGCAACTCCTTAAAATCTAATGAGTTTTATGAGTTTTTCAAATTACCAAGGCCTTAAGGACAGAAGGCTGCCTAGAGCTGGCCCCTTAATCACTATTTTCTCATCTTCCATTATTTGATTACACAAAGTTATTTGTACAAACattataaaagtttttaatattattaactgAGCTGATCTCTGAATTTCAACATATAAGAAATATCAGAACCAGAAAGCTGCAGTAATAATACTTACACTTTCCAGACTTAGAAGAAGATCCCCGCTGTCCACTTTTAGAATTGAAGCCACTTTTGCCCCTTCGTGAGGTGTTTCCTGATACACGCTGGCGTTTTGAGGGCACTACAGCCCGAGcaataggaggaggaggaggaacacgTGCTGGGTAACTGTACATCCTATTggataaaaggaaaacagaatttctTCACAactaagtcaggaagattccaACAACTGTATCCttataaaatgatatattattGTCAATCATCTAGCAATCACTTCTTTTTGCTAGGTTAATTTCATTCAAAAGgccaatttattctttttaatactgCAACTgcaaacatacacatacaatggTTGCCTTAAGCTCTGGACATAAAGGTTCCTGTGTACAATGGCATTACTGATAGAACCTTACTTTTTACAATGAATAGCCTTTGCCTTTGATCTTATTCCTTtcatatatgtaatattataaGCAAATAAAGTACTCACAAATGACTGCAATGAACCAACTTTGCAAACAGAGCTATTATTAGCTAAATCCCTGGCATTTTCACCCACAGAAGCATACAAATAATTATCACTAGTTTGTAATATTAGGTTGAACCATATAACTTCCATGATTAACTGCCTTTGGCCTATATAAACAGGCACTTCATATGGGTTAGCTGGGTGTACATACCACTATCAATTCTAACAACATTTAGCATAAGCTCCACTCAAAGCTCCAACAGAGGGTATTGTCTATCTTGTTCACTATTCACTAGTGCCTAAATTCAATGCCCAGCACACACTTAGCTCTCAAAAATTACAGATTTTTCAACTGCTGCTTCCACTGAGTAAGTAAGTATTCCCGTGACTGCTAAAGATATACCAAAGTGATGGCATGGTACAGGTGCTTACatttgtaaagagaaaaaaatacaacaaaaaccTTCCCACAAGGACAGTAGTTCCAGaaagtttttatttcatgttgttCTTTTTACAAAAGCCTGTAGGGCATAAGTTAAGACATACCAGTAGGAAAAAAACTAGTAATTCTAGCTCTGAACTTTTTTAGCTATTGACTCCAAGGCCAAGAACAATCCACCAACTGTTCCCCCGCCTAACTTCAAAGTGCTGAAATTTTAAAACCCATATATAATGTGATCCATCTCCCTCTTACACACCTCATCAGTGGCTAATTTTCTCTGAATTTGTAACAGTCTCCAATCCTGGCAGTGAGAACATTGATTCTGCAGTCTCACAAACAATTCTTTCTTCTGCTCAACcttaacaatataaaaatgt harbors:
- the HNRNPC gene encoding heterogeneous nuclear ribonucleoproteins C1/C2 isoform X2 → MASNVTNKTDPRSMNSRVFIGNLNTLVVKKSDVEAIFSKYGKIVGCSVHKGFAFVQYVNERNARAAVAGEDGRMIAGQVLDINLAAEPKVNRGKAGVKRSAAEMYGSVPEHPSPSPLLSSSFDLDYDFQRDYYDRMYSYPARVPPPPPIARAVVPSKRQRVSGNTSRRGKSGFNSKSGQRGSSSKSGKLKGDDLQTIKKELTQIKQKVDSLLESLEKIEKEQSKQGEMKNDKSEEEQSSSSLKKDETNVKMESEGGADDSAEEGDLLDDDDNEDRGDDQLELIKDDEKEAEEGEDDRDSANGEDDS
- the HNRNPC gene encoding heterogeneous nuclear ribonucleoproteins C1/C2 isoform X4; protein product: MASNVTNKTDPRSMNSRVFIGNLNTLVVKKSDVEAIFSKYGKIVGCSVHKGFAFVQYVNERNARAAVAGEDGRMIAGQVLDINLAAEPKVNRGKAGVKRSAAEMYGSSFDLDYDFQRDYYDRMYSYPARVPPPPPIARAVVPSKRQRVSGNTSRRGKSGFNSKSGQRGSSSKSGKLKGDDLQTIKKELTQIKQKVDSLLESLEKIEKEQSKQGEMKNDKSEEEQSSSSLKKDETNVKMESEGGADDSAEEGDLLDDDDNEDRGDDQLELIKDDEKEAEEGEDDRDSANGEDDS
- the HNRNPC gene encoding heterogeneous nuclear ribonucleoproteins C1/C2 isoform X1, producing the protein MASNVTNKTDPRSMNSRVFIGNLNTLVVKKSDVEAIFSKYGKIVGCSVHKGFAFVQYVNERNARAAVAGEDGRMIAGQVLDINLAAEPKVNRGKAGVKRSAAEMYGSVPEHPSPSPLLSSSFDLDYDFQRDYYDRMYSYPARVPPPPPIARAVVPSKRQRVSGNTSRRGKSGFNSKSGQRGSSSKSGKLKGDDLQTIKKELTQIKQKVDSLLESLEKIEKEQSKQGVEMKNDKSEEEQSSSSLKKDETNVKMESEGGADDSAEEGDLLDDDDNEDRGDDQLELIKDDEKEAEEGEDDRDSANGEDDS
- the HNRNPC gene encoding heterogeneous nuclear ribonucleoproteins C1/C2 isoform X3; this encodes MASNVTNKTDPRSMNSRVFIGNLNTLVVKKSDVEAIFSKYGKIVGCSVHKGFAFVQYVNERNARAAVAGEDGRMIAGQVLDINLAAEPKVNRGKAGVKRSAAEMYGSSFDLDYDFQRDYYDRMYSYPARVPPPPPIARAVVPSKRQRVSGNTSRRGKSGFNSKSGQRGSSSKSGKLKGDDLQTIKKELTQIKQKVDSLLESLEKIEKEQSKQGVEMKNDKSEEEQSSSSLKKDETNVKMESEGGADDSAEEGDLLDDDDNEDRGDDQLELIKDDEKEAEEGEDDRDSANGEDDS